The Solanum pennellii chromosome 7, SPENNV200 DNA segment CTCCGGACAATACAACCCCGACTTTAAGAGTATGATCCAATGCAGCTCCAGATGTGTGACCTGGAAGTAACGACACGGAAGGCTGCCCAAACAGCTTTGGAAAAAGCTTTGCAATTTCACCTACAATAATGATGTTAAAATGAATATGAAGCTAAGCATGAAAAAAGGCTTTTTTGTAACACAATATTTAGCGGGTTCTATCTCTTGGGCTAATGAGATCGGAAATTGAACATGTGTGATGTCTTTATATGGAAAACTTACCTCCATTTTGAGCAGAAAATTAGATTAGCCTCGTTTGTTTGTCATCATTTGCTTCAAATTTTTAAACTGGCTATACTTCATTAAAGCTCttcagtaaaaaattattttatgaggAATAGTACCTTGTGTTGGTGCTAGATTCAAGACAAAATTAGTTCTAATCTTCCCCACACCACCTAATTTGGCACAGAACTCGCGGCCATCTCTGGGAAAACCACGCGACTAATAATAACCATGCACCAACTAAAAGCCCaagtttgtgtttttttttatataacattttggataatttttatttagtccAAGATTAGATAGGCCTAACTTTGGTACCAAGTATATAAGAAGATAGAGTCCTTATAAATCTACTCATTTACTAGTTTCTTATACTACCACATAAATAAATGCTTCTATGTATCGTATTATATGAAATACTGTTGGTATCTAGTGGTCGTCACCTACCATTCCTATACAAGCTGACACAAGCATATAAAACAGGAATGTTAAGGCTAATGAGTTCCCAAATATATAATGATGTCAATTCTTTTGTACCGAGTTATGAGATAAGAGTGTCATATTAAATAGAATGAATGAAATCTCAGTGTTACATCCTTCTGtgtgtttttttcaaaaaaagtttcAGATCATCAAACATCTAATCAACTTATATATGGATGCAGGCCTATTATCAAATTATGAAGCTTGCCAATTAATCGAAATCCATAAAACTATCTAAAAATCAACTAGAGACCAGAGTAAGAAGTTAGTAATAATGCTGATGCTGCACATCAAGTGAATGTCAGATTATTTTCCATTCCCTTGCACATTTAATGGTACActtctttgttttgtttttgattacattaattcaGGGCCAACTTGCGTGCATACACAACAATAAATAACTCTATCCACCAGGGCTTAAAACAGATGAAAGAAATCACCTCGTGCTTTTTGTCTCTGCTGAGGTTTGAACAACGatacacattttttaaaataggaAACACAATGGATGaactaaaaattcaaaaatagaaaGCAACTACACAATTGAAAACCGAGAAATAGCACGTTGGAATCAGTTAAGTATTTTCCTCTAGAAAAAGTGAGACTAACCTGGATTTCCAGCGGCGGAACTAGGAGGGCCATCAATGACTGAAAAGGGCTTTTTGAGGACAGAAGGCAGAGGAAGCGATACAATGAGACGGTTGTGTTGGACTTCGCTGTACGACGAGGTCGATCGTCCGGGGCCGACGGCAGTCGCTGCCATGTTTTTCGTGCTTAACTAATTGGAAATGTGTGTGTGACGAGAAGGAGAAGATGAGAGATGTGAGAAAAATGTGaagtttaattattattttttttcaagtgaaaTCGTAGAAAGTGGAGAGTTAGTTATGATTTTGAATGCTGCCAATATTGAACTATTCTAAAGCCGGGTAACTGGTGCTATAGCTATTCAGGGGCTCGGGCTTGCGCCAGCAGCTCCCTTCGAAAAAATACTTAACTTTTAGTAAATAATAATCACTTACTTTGAAATTTATTGTACTAATATTTGGTCAGAGTATATATTTTGTAAAGACcgcattttatttgaaatttatttatatacatgttagaaagtatttttcaaaaatttggaATTCTGATCATGCTtctaaaatcaatttattttgaaagaaaaaaaaaagactcaaAAGTGCTTAACAGAAACAGTATATTTGGTGAGAATTTTGAAGTGTAAATATCACGTTGCGCTTTCTGAATTGATACTCTCATAATCCTTAGAACATCCAATGTATCgggaaaagaaaatgaaggtttTAATCTAAACAGAAATCAAGACTGGTTGCAAATTTGTATTGACGTCTTTGATAATTGAATACAGTTTTATATTACAAACTCTGGAAATGAATGATTCATTGAAAGCTAATATGCTGTATTTAAGCTTCCACCTTCTCGTCTGCTTCGAGTTTCTTTTCCTTGTTGTCGAGGGTCAAATCCTTCCAACTCCCGAGCTCTTCTGCAGAATCCTCAATACTGCTAAGTTTCTGCACCTTGTATTGGTGTTTCATtgaaaatgcaatgaaaatcaagaaattaattACTCCGAGAACTGCTAGCAACCAGTAGAATAAATCCAGTTTTCCTTTGTTTAAATTGCTTTTAAGCCATCTTCCTTTTGTTGCTTTCTGTACAACGAATACTAGCAAACTACTCACGAAATATCCCATCGAGAGTGTGCTGAGAAATAGGCCTGTGCTCATAGATTTCATCCCTTCTGGTGCCTCCCTGATGAAAAACTCCAGCTGTCCTACATAGGCAAAAGCTTCCCCAGCACCTACAATGAAGAATTGAGGCACTAACCAAAATGCGCTTATCTTGAAGTTATGATGGATGGCATGTTCCCTTCGTCGTTTTTCTACCAGAGCTGAAGCTACCATACCAACAATAGAGAGTAGTAGTCCAATTCCAACTCTCTGAAGGCTTGTGATTCCTTGGCTGTTGTGAGTGATTTTTCTGGCAATACGTACTGTGACCCTTTCGTTTATGGAAGTAAAGAGAAGTATGCTAATAAAGAGGAACACGGATAAGGAACCTGCAGGGACAGCAAAGTTTCCAACATTCCGGTTCATGAAGGTAGCTTGTTCAATGGTGAAGGTATTCATCTGAGAGTATACTGTCCAAAAAAGTATGCATGTGGACCATATGGGAATCAATTTGAGCACCATTTTCACTTCTTCGACTTCTGTAACTGTTGAAACTATCCAACGATTCTTGCTATTCTCATTTGCAGCTGCAGAGTCATCAAGAATGGCTGCCTTGTCAAGACACCTATTTGATAACGAGTACTGGTTAGCTtctatatatatcaagtaattgtttgatttcttaattttttactaaAACTACTACATTCAGGTCAATCCTGGCCGTATATGTTAAAATCTCAGCAACTTACGACTACATTATGATGCAATTGCCTGTGAATATAGTACCGTGATGTCTATTGCCCATTTTGTGAACTCTCTTTGGTATGACTAGATTTGCCTAGCGATACCGCGCTTCCATCCTATGTTGGGATGGTCTAGTCCATGATCGACCATGCTTATTGTTGTTTTGCATCGATATTAGATAGTAATAGTCTTATTTGGTTAGTTAGATAAGCTTACCTCAACATATGTGTATGTGGGACTTTCGCATTGTGATATTCATTCAAGAAGCCAGTATCAGAAGGGTAACTAAGCTTTCTCTTCCTCCAAGCTAAAAGCAGAACCCTCCATATGATAGTCAAAGGACTTCCTTGAGGCTTCTTGAATCGATACAACGTCGTTCCACCAATCAATACAGCGACCCCGAGGACCATTGTGCCTGCTGATATCCCATATCCCCATCCTCTTCCTACATTGTCTTGTAAATACACCAACACAGTCACTGCAAACAGAGAACCAAGGCTTATGCAGAAATAGAATCTGTTGAAGAAGTATATCATGGACTTGTTCTCCTTAGGATCTGATGAGTCAAATTGGTCTGAACCAAACCCGGAGACATTTGACTTAATTCCACCACCACCAAGAGCTAGGATGTAAAGCGCCGTATAGAGAAGAGCAAGCTGCTGGCCACTGGCTTCAATGCAGTGACCACTTTTTCTTGGGTTACATTCAGGGGGCTTCATGCCTGGAATGGATGTCGCCAATGTCAAAAGCGTAACCCCCTGGTTAGACACAAGCTCTCGTATATTAAAACAGTACTTATTTAATGGACAATAACATGTAGAACAAGTTCTAAAAGAAACAagatttacatgtaattcaGTTAAGTATATAGCAAATCTTTTACCAGTTCGAAAACTAGACATATAAGCTAACATATTGTCTATTAGTATGAACACCATTTCAGATTTTCCATACGAAATAACTTCTCTATCTGTAATCTGCTCAAGAATCTCACCACAGCAGCAATTGAAGCAAAGATTCCAACAGTCAGATAACGTCCGAGTTTAGCATCTGCCAAGAAACCACCTAGAAGACCAAGAAGATTAAGTGTCCCCATGAAATTGGTGACAATGTTGGCAGATTTGGAGGATGGAAGATGTAAATCTCCAACTAAGTACGTGACTAAATTCATCGAAATCCCCATAACACATACCCTTTCTGATAGCTCAGTTCctacaataaaattaataacttcAGTTATGCGACTACAAAAAGCATTACACACTCAAAATATTAGACAGAGTTCTCTGTTAGGAAGGTCACCTAGGATAAGTCCTGCAGCTAACCATCCCCCTGTCCTAGACTTATCCACCGGATTTCCTCGAAAATCAACCAGATTACCATCTTCTGCACCATCTTTTCCAGCATGGTTATCAACCAAAACCTGTACATGATTAAATGAAAGTTTTGATGAGATATGtaagcaacaacaacatagaCAGTGTAATTATTCCACAAGTGGTGAGTCTAGGGACGGTAAAATGTACGCAGACGTTACCATTGCTGTAATAGAGAGAAGGAGATGATATTATATTTGGATTCTGAACTTTctagtttaaagaaaaatatgaggataaaTGATTAGGCCaaaagatagaaaaataaaCTATAGCAGCATTGCCACATATGTGTTCTAAAGTTGGAAGGTATTGACTGATTGCATCAGGTTTGTTTGTATTTGGAAGCATCATTTTGTGGTCGAAAAAAGTTTACAATTCATTGATCTATTAGATTGATAAGAATGTACATTGGTCGTTCTTATCTCTTCACAATGGGACCAGTACTTGTCACAGttttaatatttacattaaagCTTTTGACATATGCTAGATAGATGGAGAAGCAGTTGATATAGGTTCGTATATACATATATCGTGTAAAAATGAAGATTTCTTGTAAAAAGGATGTATAACGactaaaaaaaagttgttaGGACGGAGAAGTCATGCTTAGTTGTGAGgtgaaaatcatgttaaatcACAGtaacagaagaaaaaaaactcttttttagtttgttaacgtatatttttttgttgtgatTTCTCGTGTTACTGGAAGAAACTGTGTACTGTGTATAGTAAGATTCAAGCATCTTTGATGTTCTTTCCTTCCGTGAACTCTTGAAAAAAGGTTGTGTCAAATTATTGAGAAATCTTTAACTTTTGCATTATATCAGGAAAAACTAATTAAGTAGGTTTATTAAAGTTTAAGCAAACAAAAATAACGTAAATGTTagttttgattatgtttttgGTACAATAAAATCGATGATGATTATTTGTTTTctgatttaatttgtttggtCCACCTAACTTATTTGGACGTATATATTTGCTTATTTTCTCTCATAATCCTACCCAGGCCCCTCATACATGGTCCTTTCCTTATCTTAGGTTTCTGTTCTCTACCTCTCATTGATACAGTTGAGAACAAATAATATGTCAAGAAAATCAAATATGCTAATAATACTGAAGTTTGAAATGTTGTGTTCATTTTCACACGTTACAGAGCGTGTTAGGTCCGGAAAATATTTAGATGTCATGCGGAAAGTAACTAAACAAATCCTGATTACGAAAAGAATCAGTCAAATGTGGAgactttatgttttcttttttgaaaaaataaaacttatttaTAGATAGAAACTCAAGGGGcaaagttttatttaattaataaagcaGCAAATCAGCAGAATTACAAAAAGACATATTTCTACGCTAATATTACCATTGTATGTAGTATCAATTATTGATTAATAGTACTGGTAACAGGTGTATCAAAcataaagaaagaaatgattGGTGTCACTGCTTCATACAACTATACATTGGCCTCTAGCTAGCTAGCTACTAATTAAATAGTTTCAGCAAATACACTAGCTGGATATCGTCCTATTGGTAGTTGGGTATTTTTTGTtgggtttagcaagtgtgaatgggaaaagaaaagagagaatatgaaaagtgagggaactattttggagggaaaatgaaaaaaatcatttctcccatatcggcaaaagaaagggaaattgttgtttttatataaggaaacacttccattacttcttaaagagctaaaaAGAAGATGCCCCTTCGCGctgtcgtcgtcgctcgctcggctttggacaaatttatttaatcagtttttgttaaatcaaataaatcctgttaatattatttcttataaatttaCGGGTAACGCTAACATTCctaaaagttgttactctttccgaaaagACAGAcacatttttctgaaaatttgttattttttttcaaaagatacAACTTTctggtctgaacagatttctctgaacagacacgtttcttgctaaaaaatggctataaaaggaagtcaattttcgatttttcaaacactgaaattttccttctctgcatatatttttctctcaaataaatcaaagtgtcgatcgactgagtctgt contains these protein-coding regions:
- the LOC107025854 gene encoding protein NRT1/ PTR FAMILY 6.4-like, which encodes MVLVDNHAGKDGAEDGNLVDFRGNPVDKSRTGGWLAAGLILGTELSERVCVMGISMNLVTYLVGDLHLPSSKSANIVTNFMGTLNLLGLLGGFLADAKLGRYLTVGIFASIAAVGVTLLTLATSIPGMKPPECNPRKSGHCIEASGQQLALLYTALYILALGGGGIKSNVSGFGSDQFDSSDPKENKSMIYFFNRFYFCISLGSLFAVTVLVYLQDNVGRGWGYGISAGTMVLGVAVLIGGTTLYRFKKPQGSPLTIIWRVLLLAWRKRKLSYPSDTGFLNEYHNAKVPHTHMLRCLDKAAILDDSAAANENSKNRWIVSTVTEVEEVKMVLKLIPIWSTCILFWTVYSQMNTFTIEQATFMNRNVGNFAVPAGSLSVFLFISILLFTSINERVTVRIARKITHNSQGITSLQRVGIGLLLSIVGMVASALVEKRRREHAIHHNFKISAFWLVPQFFIVGAGEAFAYVGQLEFFIREAPEGMKSMSTGLFLSTLSMGYFVSSLLVFVVQKATKGRWLKSNLNKGKLDLFYWLLAVLGVINFLIFIAFSMKHQYKVQKLSSIEDSAEELGSWKDLTLDNKEKKLEADEKVEA